A section of the Paralichthys olivaceus isolate ysfri-2021 chromosome 14, ASM2471397v2, whole genome shotgun sequence genome encodes:
- the soul2 gene encoding heme-binding protein soul2, whose protein sequence is MDRPLSVLVALVLVSFCEGWKAPEFCHGKQCPEYQLVKKTQDFEERLYVATNWITITAKTFNKEGVIGANLKLKEYCKKHNQGSQDDRIRVDTWPALLTSKEGDNLDLTLSWFIPPGTMPNITDESIRLEQRPAATVYVRVFGGTPDLKVGEDNAEKLRKALNEAGNTFDPHTYSGAAYESFFSFHHHNEIWIYAA, encoded by the exons ATGGACCGACCACTGTCTGTGCTTGTAGCTCTTGTCCTGGTGTCGTTCTGTGAAGGTTGGAAGGCTCCAGAATTTTGTCATGGCAAACAATGTCCTGAGTACCAACTGGTTAAAAAAACCCAG GATTTTGAGGAGCGTCTATATGTTGCCACAAACTGGATTACCATCACAGCCAAAACGTTCAACAAAGAAGGTGTAATTGGTGCAAACTTGAAGCTGAAAGAATACTGCAAGAAACACAATCAAGGAAGCCAAG ATGATCGGATCCGTGTAGACACCTGGCCTGCACTGCTCACCTCTAAAGAAGGGGACAATCTGGATCTTACTTTGTCCTGGTTTATTCCTCCTGGCACCATGCCTAACATCACTGATGAATCCATCAGACTAGAACAAAGACCTGCAGCCACTGTCTATGTCAG GGTGTTTGGGGGAACTCCAGACTTAAAGGTTGGTGAAGACAACGCAGAGAAGCTGCGAAAGGCTTTAAACGAAGCTGGGAACACATTTGATCCCCATACTTACTCTGGGGCTGCCTATGAGagcttcttctcttttcatcacCACAATGAGATCTGGATCTATGCTGCCTGA